The nucleotide window ACCCTTCTTATGTTTTTTCTTCCGCTCCAGATAGAGAGGAGTCCATGATCGACGAAGAACTTCTCGGCTTTCATAGTCTACATGGTGAAGCCCGAGGGAAAGTGGCCCTAGCTACAGCCAATGACTTAGCCCGGGTACTGAATGAAAGGAACTTATCCACATCTTGGGCACCCAGCCCCTCAGTAACAGTAACTTCGTCCATCGTTTTTTTACCAATAGGGTCACCTTCATCAGCCTTTTTTGCTAGAGATGTCCTAGCAAAGCTGGGTATTAAAGTAGCTGTATTCATTCCACCAGGAGTACCTGGCGTAGTGAGCGGCTTAAGATTTTCAGCTTCCTATTCAGAAGACCCTGCTTCTAGTGTAGATGCTGTAGCTAATGCAGTTGAAACAGTCATTGATTGTGTGGGGAAAAACATCCAACTTGCACTCCAGTATTCTGACCCCAAAGAAAGGGTGTTAGATAGAAAACTATATGAAGCAATCCTTTCTAGGGGCATACCGATGCCTAAGCCCTTACGAATTCAAGGTGGAGTTGTATATTTCCATTAAAAAATGTCCCTCACTTATCAAATTCTTGCGTTAAATGCCTTTCTGAATGGTTTGACAGGCATAATAGCTATGTTTTTGGTGCATAAACAAAACCCAAAAAGTCCCATCAATCGTACCTTATCAGTTTTTTATTTTTTTGGAGCAATATGGGCCTTGGGATTTTTCTTCCCTTTCACTCAAGACAGCAGAACGCTCACCCTCTTTTCCTTTCAAATATTGCATGTGGGAGCCCTGTTTTTAACAGTATCTCACCTGCATTTCATTTGTGCTTTTTTAAACATTTATCACGAAAAAAGAACCTTAATCATTTCAGGTTATGTGTTCAACCTGTTGATCTTGCCTTTTGTTTTCACCCCTCTCTTCATTGAAGACGTCGTCCCTAAAGGCCAGCTTGTCTATTATCCTGATCCGGGAATCCTTTATCACATTTGGTTGACGGGTTGGACATTTTTGATCGTCCATTCACTGTATTTGTCCATAACCCACTACGGAAAAACCACGGGCATTAAAAAGCTTCAACTCTATTACATCATCATCGCCGATATTTTGGCCTTCAGTTTCGGGTCCACAAGCTTTTTATTGGCTTATAATATCAATTTTCCCCCTTATCTCACTTTCATTTCATCCATCCATACGGTCATATTGGCCTATATTGTTCTTCGCTACCGCTTTCTAGACTTCAAAGTGACTTTTTCCAATTGGGGAAAGAGTGTGGTGGCTTACTTTTTTGCCACCCTTATCGCGATTTTTGTTTTAATGCTGGGGGAGGGATTGCCCCTGGGCCTCCACGTATTTCTTATTTCCACCCTCTATCTCTTCAGTTACCTAAGGATTCGATCCTATTTTGACAGCTCTCATTTTTATAAAATATTTCAGCTCACCAACACCGTTCATCTTAAAAACGTAGTGAACAATTTTATTGCTCAAAACCACTTTTATGAAAATTTAGGACAACTGCAAAGCGACCTGAGGAAAATATTTCGCAATCAATTCCAAATCGCTTCCGTAAAAGTCGTGCTCCTAAGTTCCAAAACAGAAGAATATCCCCATCTTGAAAAACATTTCAACAAGTACAAAGGCTTTTTGGTCACTAAAGAAGTCCTTTTTCGAAGTGAAACTCAAAAACACACACCGCCTTTTTACGAAGAACTGCTTTCTTTGGGGGAACTGTGTTTTCCTCTCTATAAAAGCAATCGAAATTTGATTGGATTCTTGACCTTTGGGAAAAAGCCTTTCGATGAAGTGTATACCGAAACGGAGCTGCAAATCCTACAAGGCGCCGCGCATTACATCAGTTTATTGCTCTCAGCCATTTTATACAACGTGCACTTGCAAAGTGAAATCAAGGTGAAAACACAAAAATTGCTGGAGCAAAACAAAGAGATTAAAAAGCTCTACGAGCTCGAAAAAGAAACCAGCGCGGTTCTGAGTCATGAACTGAAAACGCCCATCGTCATCTTAAGCAACACCCATTGGTCTCTCGTCAAATACCTGGAGGGACACCAGGCTCAACTGGGCCCGGCTTTGTCTTCCTTGCAAAAGTTTTCTAAAGAGATGAAAGAGGCCATACAGCGCATGAACACCATGGCCAATTCCATCTTTCACTTGCGCGAGGTGGAGTATCAATTGTCTTTGGACTTGCAAAAACTGGACTGGCCCACTCAATTGGATCAACTTTTGCATCACATCGAAAACTTGGCTTCCAAGAAAAACCTGAAATTCTCTGCTCATTTTGACCTTAAAAAAGGCACTTTTTACGCCGCCTCGGCTCAATTTGAACAGGTGCTCACCATTTTGCTCGACAACGCGGTAAAATACACCCCCCAGGGTTCTATAAAACTCAGTGTGTCCCAAAAGGAAAAAACCCTACTCGCCGAAGTCACCGACACAGGCCCGGGCATCGCTCCACAAATACGCAAAAACCTTTTTAAACGCTTTTTCCGTGGGCCTCACGGTCGTCAAGTGGAGGGCTTGGGCATCGGTCTTTACATGGCCAAAAAAATCATGGATCAGATTGGAGGGAGCATTTCCGTTCAAGAAAATCCAAAAAAACAAGGGGTCACTTTCCGCCTGGAATTGCCCATCCACACAAGGTTTTGACAAACGGTCAAAAAATATCTTAGTTTTTTTTGTCATTAATTTGTCACGCATCAATTTTCTTTTTGTTATACCTTTTGCACGACATTTAATCACAGTATGAACTACAACGTATTTGCGTCCAACCCCACACTTTCCCCCCAAGAAATTGCTTTGCGAGAATTGGTGGATCACTTGCTCATCGTTTTGAGTGGAAAAGAGCAGTACATCATTAAAAACCGTTTTGCCCTGGGGGAAGAAACGAAAAGAAAAACCCTGAACGAAATTGGAAAACATTTTGGCATCACCCGAGAACGCGTGAGGCAAATCGAAAAAACGGCTTTGCGCAAATTGGAACGTAACGCGCAAAACACCAATCTAAAAACCCTCACCGAGTTCACAAAAGCTCTGCTTGTTAAAGAAGGAGGAGTGGCTCGCGACAGCGACTTTAAAAACCTGCTTTTACAATTTTTGCCCAACATCAGTGAAGAAGAACTTCAAGATTTGCATTTGACTCTCAGTCTCGATTCCGAAATTTGCTTTGAATCCAATACTTTTCATTTTCATCCTTATTGGAGGATCAAAAACATCGAAAATGCTTTTTTGATGAAAATCACCTCCATGACACTGGCCTTGCTGGATAAAAGCAAAAAATCCATCCCTTTGAATGAATTGCAGCAGAGTCTCAACAGTGCCCTGCAACTCTCTTTGAGCGGTGCCGTGATCCGCAATTTCTTGTCCATTTCCAAAGCCTTTAAGTTCACCGACAACAACGAAGTGGGCCTTTACAGTTGGCGTCACATTCATCCACGCACTTTGCGAGATAAAATTTTCTTTGTTTTGAACAAGGAAAAAAGAGCTCCTCATTTTGACAAAATCAGCGATCTGATTAAAAAAGCCGAATTCGATGAGAAACAGGTCAACACTCAAGCCGTACACAATGAATTGATCCGCAACGAAAACTTTATTTCGATTGGACGAGGCATTTATGCCCTTAAAACTTGGGGCTATAAAACAGGCACGGTGGCCGATGTGATCACTGAAATTCTCAGCGATGGCATTCCTCGCAGTTGTGAAGAAATCACGAAAGAAGTGATGAAACAACGTCATGTCAAAGCCATCACCATTCGCTTGAACCTTAAAAACAAAGCTCGCTTCGCTCGCGTAGGAAGAGACAAATACGCCCTGCTGGGGGAAGCTCAAGCTCTATAAACTTTATCACACGCCAACCATGTCCACACGCCTTAAAACGATGGCAAGCTTGCTTGTCCTCTCTATCTTTCTTCAGTTTTTTTCCATGCCTTTGGCTTCTGCAGAAGGAAATCTCCTCACCAATCCCGGAGCCGAAACAGGAGATTTTACAGGATGGACTCGCGTGAATGGAGGGGATGGCTGGGCTTTGACCTCTGCACCTTGGTACGTCCATGGGGGTACGTATGCCTTCGTGGCCTCTTATGCCTTTGGGACACTGACTCAAGTGGTGGACTTAGTGGGCGAAGGCTACTCACGCTCTTTTTTAGACCGAGAGCCTCAAGTGGATTTCAGCACTTTCATCATGGGTCTGGACAGTTTTTCGAGCCCAGAAGACCCTTATTCGGTGACCGTGCTTCTTTTGAATGAAGAAGAAGAGGAAATTGCCAGCTTCGAAACAGGAGATCAAACGGCAACAGGGGAATGGCAAGAAATCAGCCACTCTTTCACGAATTATGGCAACGGATTGCGTTACGTTTCAGTGGAATTGCGCGGCAGCGATCAAGAATTTTGGGCAGGAAACTATGGAGCTATTTTTGATGACACGTCACTCTCCATCGTAGGGAACCCCCATTCAGGCAGCATTCCCTTTCCGGTAACGATTTTTGTACCCGAAGAATCCTCTGAAGAATCGCTCAAAGAGTCGCCTTTTGAAGATGTGACCGAAACAGATCACAAGACCGCGATTGAGTACCTCTACGAAGCAGACATCGTCAATGGTTATGAAAAAGAAAATGGAGGCAAAGAATTCAAACCAGATCAATCCATCAATCGTGCCGAATTCTTAAAGATGGTCATGGCTCTGACCGAAGAAGAAACAGAAGAACAGCACAATTGTTTCACCGATGTTCAGGATCAATGGTTTGCGCCTTATGTCTGCACCGCCCACAAAAAGGGCATAATCACCGGCTATGGAGATGGAAGCTTTAAACCGGAGCAGCCCATCACTTTTGAGGAAATGTTCACCCTCGCTCTCAGAGCTTATGGCTACACTCTCAAATCCGATGCCAATGAGGCATGGTACAAAGCTTATTGGGACAAAGTGGTCAGCCTCAATTTGCTCGAAGAACTCAAACCCATGCTTCATAAAGAGGCCAATCGAGGGGAAGCCGCTCAATTGCTCTACAACATGGAAGTCCCTTGAAGGGTTTTCATTCTCCAATAAGACGTATCAAAAATACTTTTTGTTACGAAGTTTCTCTGGCATTAAATCTTCTTTGGTGTACAAATCATAACCCTTACCATAACCTTCTTCTTTCATGAATTTTGTGGGAGCATTTCGTAGCATCAAAGGCACCGGCAGCGCACCAAAAACCTTCACATCTGAAAGAGCCGCTTCAATGGCGTCGTAAGCACGGCGATCCTTTTTGGCTTGGGCCAGGTAGACCACTCCATGCGCTAAATGGATGCGCGCCTCGGGCATGCCAATCGTCTCCACGGCTTTAAAGACTTCATTCGCCACCACGAGCGCTGTTGGCAAAGCCATACCGACGTCTTCACTAGCAAAAATCACCATACGTCGCGCGATGAATTTGGGGTCTTCACCCGCATCGATCATCCGCGCCAAATAATAAAGGGCTGCATCCGGCTGACTCGCCCGCATGCTTTTGATAAAAGCACTGATCACATTGTAGTGTTCCTCGCCTTTTTTATCGTAACGCAAAAATTTGGATTGGACGGTTTCTTTCAAGGCTTCAATATCTACTTTTCCATAAAGTCGTTCGGCATTTTCGAGCACGGTGATGGCTTGTCGGGCATCCCCATCTGCCATGCGGATCATCCATTCGCGAGCCTCTTGGTCGAGCGCAATTTTTGTTCGATCTAAAATCTCACCCATCTCTTCCTCAGTGAGCGACTGCAAGGTGAACACACGACAGCGCGACAGCAGCGCCGGAATCACTTCAAAACTGGGATTTTCTGTGGTCGCACCAATCAGGTGCAGCTCGCCGCGCTCCACATAAGGCAGCAAAAAGTCTTGCTGGGCTTTGTTGAAGCGGTGAATCTCGTCCAAAAAAAGAATTTTCGGGCGGCCCCAGTTGGGCTCTTCTAAAATCGCTCTCACATCTGCTTTACCTGCCGAAACGGCAGAAAGTTCATAGAGTTGCCCCTCTAATGCAGACGCATACAGTCTCGCCAAACTCGTTTTTCCAACCCCCGGCGGACCCCATAAAATGAACGAGAAAAGATGCTTGTCCTCAATGGCCTTTCGCAGGGGTTTGCCAGGTCCAACAAGATGGCTTTGCCCAACGTATTCAGTGAGCGATTGAGGCCGTAAGCGGGAAGCGAGAGGTTCCATAAAGGAGCTAAGGGAGCCAATTGTAGCATCATTCGAGGGTGGCCGCCAAAGCCCCTTTCCCCGTGTGGAGCAGGAGGGAGCCACGGCTGACTTTGGAAATACTCACCTTTAGTTTTTTTGCAATCTCTCGCTGAGTTTCTCCATCGAGTAGATGCTTGATGATGGCGATGCGTTCATCCAAATCTTTAAGCTCCGCAGGGGTGAGTAGGTCTTGGAGGATCGCTTCAAGTTCTTGCTGGTCATCTGCTAAATAAAGAATAGCAGCAATGTTCTTGAGCCGAAAGGAAGTTTTCTTCATGGTCTTGACTTTTAGATTCTGATGTAATATTGTACCGATACATCATAACATCTATGATACAAAACAACAATCCAAAATTCGTACTTAAAAATGGTCAAGGCTGGAGCCAAACTCTGACACAATTTCAGAGGGCTTGGCGCGTGCGCCACAATTAAAAACTTCAAACTTTTAAACACCTAAACCCTCTGAGAAGAGGTTTTTTTATTTCTTTACAAACTCATTATTTATGAACACCCTAGAATACATTGATCAAACCATTCTACGACCAATGTCGCAACAATTGGAGTTTGATCGCAAAAAACAAATAGAAACTCAGTTCGACACTCCTGAGGCTTTAACGTCTGAATTCAAGGCCATCTTATTGGCTATCCTTGCCCGTAGGAAAAAAGAAAACCTACGTGCAGGGCTGATTTTAACGGTTTCCCATCCTGCGATGTCCGCAGAGGAGCAAATTCCTTATTTGGTGGAACACTCTGAAGTCCCAGCCGTCACCATACGCCGCAGTACCCTAGAAGATCGGCAACATATGTACTCTCTGAGACAATTGTTCCCCAGCTTGCTGGATGCCCACAACGCCATCGGATCCAGTTTTCAACATCGATCTCAACCTAACACTTATTCACCTAAATATGGAAAAAACAATTCATTACAACTCAGGCTCCTCTAAACTCTTCCTTGAAATGCCTCACAGTGGCCGCTTAGGAATTCAAGATAAGGAAGGCGTTCCAGACCTTCTGAAGACAAGGTTGAACGCAACAGAAGCCGTGAGAGCTTCCCTCGTCTTTGGCTGCGACATCGCCGTCCCCACAATGACACAATTCGATGCCAGACGCATAGAGGCCCACCATACCACTTTATCCAACGATCTTTCCAGAATTTACACCGATCCCAATCGGGATAAGAACACCGATTGCTCGGGCCGGATTCGTGAAGGTTTCGACAGAGATGCCTTTCCAAATGGAGTGATCTGGACTCGTACGGTTCCTCGCGGACTGAACTTTGAACTCAGCCCTGAAGAAGTTGCAGAGCAGGCCCGTGCTCAATTTGAAGACATTTTTAATGCTCCATTGAGTTCAGATGAATTCGACGCGCTGATGCGAGAAGTCTATGACCCATATCACGCTCACATTCGTGAAACTCATGAAGCCATT belongs to Candidatus Peregrinibacteria bacterium and includes:
- a CDS encoding N-formylglutamate amidohydrolase, producing MEKTIHYNSGSSKLFLEMPHSGRLGIQDKEGVPDLLKTRLNATEAVRASLVFGCDIAVPTMTQFDARRIEAHHTTLSNDLSRIYTDPNRDKNTDCSGRIREGFDRDAFPNGVIWTRTVPRGLNFELSPEEVAEQARAQFEDIFNAPLSSDEFDALMREVYDPYHAHIRETHEAIRGQHGEVIHLSLHTFPPVLGTVVDGGYSLGKPARPGLYDVQAGTFPDLLIIHNDFKAASREKVEVVRRHFKRAGLIVQDGFGPFLGSNGVTGLYGNPEQGVNVIGIEHIPHRIETGRHLGSMSFDEDEAKKHQAMYSALFEELSL
- a CDS encoding S-layer homology domain-containing protein; its protein translation is MSTRLKTMASLLVLSIFLQFFSMPLASAEGNLLTNPGAETGDFTGWTRVNGGDGWALTSAPWYVHGGTYAFVASYAFGTLTQVVDLVGEGYSRSFLDREPQVDFSTFIMGLDSFSSPEDPYSVTVLLLNEEEEEIASFETGDQTATGEWQEISHSFTNYGNGLRYVSVELRGSDQEFWAGNYGAIFDDTSLSIVGNPHSGSIPFPVTIFVPEESSEESLKESPFEDVTETDHKTAIEYLYEADIVNGYEKENGGKEFKPDQSINRAEFLKMVMALTEEETEEQHNCFTDVQDQWFAPYVCTAHKKGIITGYGDGSFKPEQPITFEEMFTLALRAYGYTLKSDANEAWYKAYWDKVVSLNLLEELKPMLHKEANRGEAAQLLYNMEVP
- a CDS encoding replication-associated recombination protein A — protein: MEPLASRLRPQSLTEYVGQSHLVGPGKPLRKAIEDKHLFSFILWGPPGVGKTSLARLYASALEGQLYELSAVSAGKADVRAILEEPNWGRPKILFLDEIHRFNKAQQDFLLPYVERGELHLIGATTENPSFEVIPALLSRCRVFTLQSLTEEEMGEILDRTKIALDQEAREWMIRMADGDARQAITVLENAERLYGKVDIEALKETVQSKFLRYDKKGEEHYNVISAFIKSMRASQPDAALYYLARMIDAGEDPKFIARRMVIFASEDVGMALPTALVVANEVFKAVETIGMPEARIHLAHGVVYLAQAKKDRRAYDAIEAALSDVKVFGALPVPLMLRNAPTKFMKEEGYGKGYDLYTKEDLMPEKLRNKKYF
- a CDS encoding helix-turn-helix domain-containing protein, which translates into the protein MKKTSFRLKNIAAILYLADDQQELEAILQDLLTPAELKDLDERIAIIKHLLDGETQREIAKKLKVSISKVSRGSLLLHTGKGALAATLE